Proteins encoded together in one Apus apus isolate bApuApu2 unplaced genomic scaffold, bApuApu2.pri.cur manual_scaffold_51_ctg1, whole genome shotgun sequence window:
- the LOC127396282 gene encoding olfactory receptor 14J1-like: MCNSSSISQFLLLAFADRRELQLLHFWLFLGIYLAALLGNGLIITTIAWDHHLHTPMYFFLLNLSLLDLGCISTTLPKAMANSLWDTRAISYSACAAQLLFFVFFLGAEWSLLTIMCYDRYVAICRPLHYGTLLGSRACVHMAAAAWASGFLNALLHTASTFSLPLCQGNALRQFFCEIPQILKLSCSHSYLREVGLLLFSVSLSFGCFVFMVVSYVQIFRAVLRIPSQQGRHKAFSTCLPHLAVVSLFISTATFAHLKPASISSPSLDLVVAVLYSVVPPALNPLIYSMRNQELKDALRKVISSLVKSKRFKASFQK, translated from the coding sequence atgtgcaacagcagctccatcagccagtttctcctcctggcattcgcagacaggcgggagctgcagctcctgcacttctggctcttcctgggcatctacctggctgccctcctgggcaacggcctcatcatcaccaccatcgcctgggaccaccacctccacacccccatgtacttcttcctgctcaacctctccctcctcgacctgggctgcatctccaccaccctccccaaagccatggccaattccctctgggacaccagggccatctcctactctgcatgtgctgcacagctcttgttctttgtcttcttccttggagcagagtggtcccttctcaccatcatgtgctatgaccgctacgtggccatctgcagacccctgcactacgggaccctcctgggcagcagagcttgtgtccacatggcagcagctgcctgggcctctgggtttctcaatgctctgctgcacacagccagtacattttcactgcccctctgccagggcaatgccctgagacagttcttctgtgaaatcccccagatcctcaagctctcctgctcacactcctacctcagggaagTTGGGCTTCTTTTGTTTAGTGTCTCCTTATcatttggctgttttgtcttcatggtggtgtcctatgtgcagatcttcagggccgtgctgaggatcccctctcagcagggaaggcacaaagccttttccacctgcctccctcacctggccgtggtctcccTGTTCATCAGCACTGCCACGTTTGCCCACCTGAAGCCCGCCTCCatttcctccccatccctggacctggtggtggcagttctgtactcagtggtgcctccagcactgaaccccctcatctacagcatgaggaaccaggagctcaaGGACGCCCTcaggaaagtgatttcttcattGGTCAAGAGTAAGAGATTTAAAGCCTCTTTCCAG